The Verrucomicrobiota bacterium nucleotide sequence TTCTGCACTCCCGGGGTCACCAACCGCAGGCGGCGCCAAGAAGTCGGGCTCATCGTAGAAATGCCGTTGGTAAACAAACCCATTGGGCAAGCTACCCGGTTGTTTCTGGGGCGATAACGGAACCCCTTTTCGCACTCGTCCTTATGTGACTTTTCTGATCCGTTGCTCCCCAATACCCATGAACCACTTGGTTGCCCCGACGACCCGTGCGTCGAATCAGGGGAACCTTCTGACCGTACGGCGGATGCCACCGGTATTGGATCACCAAGTGTTGGCATCGGTATGCTGAATGTCGTTTGCTTCCGCTGCCGATTACAAAACAACGCCAGGCGACCGCTCAAGGGGTCCAACCCGAGACAATCGCGCGCCAAGCCATAGAGCCCGTCGAAGCCCTCGCGCAGATCGGTCGCGCCCACCGCCAAGTACGCCTTGGTCGCCGGGCCCGGGCCTCACATGGCTTGGCGGCCCTCCAACAGCCGGACTAGCCGGCCCAAGGTCCGTTCGTCAAACCCGGGGCCACCGCGATGCGCCGACTGCCGGCCAGCACCACTTCCAAGCCCGCGCCGGCGAAAAGTTGGTCCTTGCGCCCGTCCGCCGCGAGGTTTTTCATCCCTATTCCGATAAGCCGGAGGAGGGCATCTGGATCAATTGCTACGGCTACGAAAAGGCTTTTGGAGAGAAAGTCCGCGCCCTGGGCGAGCGCACGCGTCCACACGACCTTTACGACGTCGTCAATCTCTATCGCGATCTGGACACCAGGCCCACGGTTTCCGTGCTCCGCGACGTTCTCCAGCAGAAATGCGCGTACAAGGGCATTCCCATCCCCACCTACGAAGGGCTTTTATCCCACAGAGCCCTGCTTGAGCAGACCTGGGCTAACATGCTCGGCCACCGGCTTCCCGTGCTGCCGCCCTTGAACGATTTCTGGGAAACGGCCGTGGCGATAACCGATCTCGCCGCTTTGCCCGGAAACCGCTTCGAAGCCCTCCTAAGGCGTCAGGTCCGTACGCCCATCCTAACAAACACCCGCCCCGCCCGGTTGGATTTGCTGAAAGGGGATCGGAAAGGCCAGTACAGCATCCGCATCAACGATCAATGGCGGATCTGTCTTGAATGGCCGGCCGGCTCGCCCGGCCCTGAAAATGTTGAGATCGTGGACTATCACTGAAGAAAGAATGCTATGACACAGACACCGATACATCCCGGCGAACACCTGAAAGAGGAACTGGACGCACTCGGCATGAGCGCGGCCGAGCTCGCCCGTCACCTTGACGTGCCGACCAACCGCATCACGGCGATCTTGAACGGCCGCCGCGCCATTACGGGCGACACCGCTTTGCGCCTATCCCATTTCTTCGGCACCAGCGCGGAATTCTGGCTCAATCTGCAGAGCCTTTACGAGCTGCGCTTGGCGCAGAAGAAAGTTGTCAAGGCTATCGACCGTTTACCGACCCTGAAAAAGCTCGAACACGCACACGCCTAAAATCCCGCGGCCGGCGCCCGTCCATCGGCCAGAATTGACGACCATCATGAGGTCACTGACGTACACAGACCAAGCCGAATTTGAAAAGCTGTTCGAAATGTCCGGCGGCTGCGTTGCCGGCTTGTCACGTTGAAGAAAACCTCTCCTCATCCTCACCGACAGATCCCGACCCCGAAAAGCAAAAACAGATCGAACGCTGCAAACAGATGGCCACCCGGCTCGTAGCCGGCAAAGTCAATCTCGGCCATCTCAAGGAAACCGCGACGATATCGGACGCCAGGCATCTCGCCGAGCAGATCAGACGCACGGAGCAATCCGTCGAATCCGATCCGGAATTAGCGATCGGAACCGCGAAAGAACTGGTCGAAACCTGCTGCAAGACCATCCTCGCCGAACGCGGAAAGCCTGTCGCCGGCACGCCGGACATGCCATCGCTCCTGAAGGAGACATTCAAAGAACTCAGGCTCGTCCCGGAAGGCATCCATGAGGCCCACCCGCGGCAGCGATACAATTAAACGGCGCTTGAGTAACCCTGACACCATCGGCAACGGCTTGGCCGAGCTGCGTGGCCTTTACGGTACTGGTCACGGAAAGCACGCCAAAACCGGCGGGCTTAGCGTACGGCATGCCAAGCTTGCGGTCGGTGCCGCCGCGACACTGCCAACGTTTCTTTTCGACGCCCACAAAGAAACGATGCCGGGATCCCATTAATTGTCCCTATCTCTACGATCTACCACTATGGCTTCTGCACGAGCTTCCGCACGTTCCTTCAAAATGAAGTTATCAACTCCATCGATATACACCCGGGCCTTTCCCGTTTCTTCATCGAAGCGCAACTGGACCGATGCCGTCTGACGATGCCGGTTTCACGGTTTTCGATCATCGGAACCATTTTAACATTGGCGAATCCATCCTGACCTGGCCTGGCAGCCATTCCGTGACGCCAGAGGCATTTATTACTAAAAACCATGTTATGCTACAATATTCTCATTGCGATAACAGCCCAGGTGAGTAAATGAGCACCGATACCCAGCAAGAGTCGATCACGTGTGATTACTCTGGTCGTGCAATCACGGAAAACACGTTTGGCGTGGGCGTCGAGTTTATCGATAAACGTCGTTTTGATGCCCCTGAAGATCGCGCCTGCCATTTCGGCAGCATGGGTTGCCTCGATGCATGGGAACGCGACCGGGCCCGCACTTAGGATTACATTCCTATAATCTATATTATTACATCGCCATATCTCCTAACTAATACTACAGTTGTACCCGCTCTGAAAGTGCGCTTCATTGGGCGTTGCGTCCCTCTCGCAGTTCGAACCTAAGCAAGCCCGGTTGCGCACGACCCTGCAGGCGGCCCTCGCGCGCTGGGCGCCCCATTTCCCCAACCCGGCCGCGCGCCACGGCGGCCGCCTACCTCCAAAGCATGTTCGCGTACCGTCGAGCGCAAAAACAGTTGGCAACTGGCCGAAGCTGCCGGTCTGGCCAACCCCTATCCCTTCCAGCACTTACTCGGCCGCGCGCAATGGGATGCCGAGGCCGTGCGTGATGCCCACCGCCAAGACGTGCTGGCCGGTTTGGGCCAAGACGATGCGATGAAACTCGATGCGGCCCGTGGCGTTGGGACGGCGTAACTGGATCCACATCGGTAGCAAAGAGGCCGGCCAGTACCCAGCCCGGGTCACGCCGGCGGCCGTTCCGGGCTCAGTGTGCGCCTTTGAGTGCCGCCATGACCTGCCGGTGGTCTTCTCCCCCACCCCGGCGGCCGCGGCCCGGCTGATGGAGCGTTTGGCCTTCTATTTTGCCCAGGAATGCGTCGAGGCCGCCAACGGGCTTTGGCGGGCGTCGACGGCTCCGTATCCCCACCGCCACTACACCCCATACGGGCCCGGAACGGCACCTCCGGGCGGGCTCGGGCTGGCGAATGGTCGCGCCGGGCCGGCCCGGGCCGGGCGTCGCGTGGCTCAAGGCCTCTGCGGGTTCCCGAGGCAGAAGCCCGGGGTGCGTCACGAAAACAGCGCCCCGACATCAATCGCCACGTCCGGGTAGGCCTGGGGTGAAAGTGGGGGTCCGCCCGACACGAAGGCCTCGGACGCGTAGGAGGGCGGCAAGTAGCGCAATACCTGGCGGCCCTGCACATCGAGGACCCAGTATTCGGCCACCCCGGCCCGGTGGTAATCCCAGAGCTTCTTGTGGGCGTCGTGGTGCAGGGTCGTGTCGGAAACCTCGACGAGGAGCTTCACTTGCGCCGGGAGCGCGGCGGGCGCCCCTTCGGGCGGTTCGGCCTCCCGCAACATCAGGTCGGGCCAAACCTCGGCGTGTTCGCTCAGGATCAGGCCCCCCGCCCAAATGCAAAGCCCGGGGCCTTCGTGTCGGAGGAATTGGCGTTCCAGGCGCCTCAAGGCGCGCACGTGCGGGGTGCCGGGGATGGGCATGATGTAGATCTGGCCGTCGAGCAGCTCGTGCCGCTGGTCGGAGTCGAGGAGCGGAAACAGGGCGTGGAAATCCCGGACTGTGAGTTTGTAAGTCTCGACCGTTTTGGGGGCGTGGCTCATGGCTGCCCTTCGATGATAACCGGCACGCGCTCGTTGGCCAAGCGTTCGGCACGTTCCTTTCCTTCGCCCAGGCTGAAACCGTCGATTTCCCAAACCCCCAGGGGCCAATCCGCCGGGCAGGTATGCCACACTTGCAGCAGGTACCCCCTGCCGGGTTCAAGCGCTGCGCTAATTTCGAAAACGTATTGACTTCACTCGGCCGCGTGCAGTTCCGCGGGCTCGGGTACCGCCTCGGTCCAGGTCAGTCGGGGTTCGGTGGCCGGCATTTTGCTTTATTAAGTTTAAAATTTCTTAATTTTAAAAGTTATCAAACGGCTAAGTTGCTTATCCCCTCCCCTCCCCGTCCGGTCCGGTTCCTCATCGAACGCGGCACGGATCTCCTCGTCAGTCCACTGGCGGGAAGCGCACAGCCGGAAGGCCAGACGCACCGTTATAACGATTTCGGCTGCCATTCTTAACCCTAAAGAAGAACTGGATATCAAGGACGCCGGCGGTGCCGTTAAAGGCTGGGCGGTCTTTCCCGGCGTGCGTGAGGAGCTCGTTGAGCCCGCCCTACGCAAGATGGCAGTGCAACGTCAAATCGAGGCCCGACTACAAGAGGACCCAAAGAGCGGCCGAGTGATGGTTTTAAGATCCACGCTGTCAGAGTTGAGGGCCGAGTTAAAAGCCGCTGGTCACGATTTCAAAATCGACCAACTGCGTGACGCTCTGGAGGTGCTCCGCCGTGCGATGCTCGACGGAGGGCTATCCCCTCGCCCTCACGGCTTGGCTCGAAGGTGACCAAGCCGAAGTGACCGTCATGTACCGCGCCGAGGACGACGAGGCTCTCACGGTCACCTCGTACCGCTTTTGTGCGTCACGCCAAAGCCTGCAACCCACCGGCGCTTATGCGTTTGTCCCCGCCTAAAACGCCTGCGGCGCGGCGCGCCCTGTCTTACCTTCGCCGCCGGCCCGGAGCTGCGTAGGGCCGGCGCACTTTGAACTGTGGGGGTTATTGACCCGTTAAGGCCGGTAGCCGAAGGCGAGAGCCAACCGCCGAGAACGGGCCTCACCGGCAGCTCGTCGGAGGCGGTTGTCAATAACCCCCCTTTTCTGGCCTCTGCGGGACGGTGCCTCAGGCGCGCAGGACGGTCAGGCCGGCGCGCTCGAAAGGCGCCGCCAGCTCCTCGGGCACCTTGGCCTCCACGATCAGGCCGCTGACCTCGCTCAACGGGGCAATCACGTACGCCGAGGCGGCGTGGAGCTTCTCCGACGAGGCCAGCACGAAAGTTTCGGCCGCTCGACGGCTTAAGGCCCGCTTCACGTGCGCTTCCTCCAGGTCACCGGTCGAAAGGCCCGCTTCCGGGTGAATGCCCGTCACGCCCATGAAGAAGGTGTCAGCCCGCACTTGACCTGCAGCCTCGATGACCGCCGCGCCGACGCTGACCACCGAATGCTTGAAAAGCCGGCCGCCGAGTACCACCACTTCCACCAGGGGGTGCGCCACAAGCTCGACGGCGATCGCGGGGCTATGCGTGACGATGGTGGCGCGAAGGTCGGGGGCCAAGTGCCGGGCCACCTGCACCGCCGTGGTGCCCCCGTCGAGGATGACCAC carries:
- a CDS encoding abortive infection family protein, with the translated sequence MRPTRGSDTIKRRLSNPDTIGNGLAELRGLYGTGHGKHAKTGGLSVRHAKLAVGAAATLPTFLFDAHKETMPGSH
- a CDS encoding HigA family addiction module antidote protein, whose product is MTQTPIHPGEHLKEELDALGMSAAELARHLDVPTNRITAILNGRRAITGDTALRLSHFFGTSAEFWLNLQSLYELRLAQKKVVKAIDRLPTLKKLEHAHA
- the tnpB gene encoding IS66 family insertion sequence element accessory protein TnpB; its protein translation is MGATDLREGFDGLYGLARDCLGLDPLSGRLALFCNRQRKQTTFSIPMPTLGDPIPVASAVRSEGSPDSTHGSSGQPSGSWVLGSNGSEKSHKDECEKGFRYRPRNNRVACPMGLFTNGISTMSPTSWRRLRLVTPGVQKRR
- a CDS encoding Uma2 family endonuclease, which translates into the protein MSHAPKTVETYKLTVRDFHALFPLLDSDQRHELLDGQIYIMPIPGTPHVRALRRLERQFLRHEGPGLCIWAGGLILSEHAEVWPDLMLREAEPPEGAPAALPAQVKLLVEVSDTTLHHDAHKKLWDYHRAGVAEYWVLDVQGRQVLRYLPPSYASEAFVSGGPPLSPQAYPDVAIDVGALFS
- a CDS encoding type II toxin-antitoxin system RelE/ParE family toxin — protein: MLGHRLPVLPPLNDFWETAVAITDLAALPGNRFEALLRRQVRTPILTNTRPARLDLLKGDRKGQYSIRINDQWRICLEWPAGSPGPENVEIVDYH